From the genome of Salvelinus fontinalis isolate EN_2023a chromosome 20, ASM2944872v1, whole genome shotgun sequence, one region includes:
- the LOC129817430 gene encoding tripartite motif-containing protein 54-like, translating to MNFALGYKPGQLGESSTMDNLEKQLICPICLEMFTKPVVILPCQHNLCRKCANDVFQAANPLWQSRGSKSMSIGGRFRCPSCRHEAVLDRHGVYGLQRNLLVENIIDIYKQEESSRPLNPTKVEQQQLMCEEHDEEKINIYCLSCETPTCSMCKVFGQHKDCEVAPLQNVYKRQKTELSDGIAILVAGNDRIQGLLSQMEETCRSIQENGRRQKQSLCDKFDGLYAILEERKKELVGMISRQQDDKLDYIRSLMRRHGDHLEGAVKLVETAIQSMEEPQMAVFLQSIKDIFKQISTTAKVSSMECPEPGYESMAHFVINTENVADMLRTIDFNTIRASGFQEKDGEDGYDLGEDLASLATGDVDYGRY from the exons ATGAACTTTGCACTGGGCTACAAACCTGGGCAACTCGGGGAGTCTAGCACAATGGATAACTTGGAGAAGCAGCTCATCTGCCCCATCTGCCTGGAGATGTTCACCAAGCCTGTGGTCATACTGCCCTGCCAGCACAACCTCTGCAGGAAGTGTGCCAATGACGTCTTCCAG gCTGCCAACCCTCTGTGGCAGTCTCGGGGGTCCAAGTCCATGTCCATAGGGGGTCGTTTCCGCTGCCCGTCATGTCGTCACGAGGCAGTGTTGGACCGCCATGGTGTGTATGGCCTACAGAGGAACCTGCTAGTAGAGAACATCATAGACATCTACAAGCAAGAAGAGTCCAGCag GCCCCTAAACCCCACCAaggtggagcagcagcagctgatgtGTGAGGAGCATGACGAGGAGAAGATCAACATCTACTGCCTGAGCTGTGAGACGCCCACCTGCTCCATGTGTAAAGTGTTTGGCCAGCACAAGGACTGTGAGGTGGCCCCCCTGCAGAACGTCTATAAGAGACAGAAG ACAGAGCTGAGTGACGGCATCGCCATCTTGGTGGCTGGGAACGACCGTATCCAGGGCCTCCTCTCTCAGATGGAGGAGACCTGCAGGTCCATCCAG GAGAACGGCCGTCGTCAGAAGCAGAGTCTGTGTGATAAGTTTGATGGACTGTATGCcatcctggaggagaggaagaaggagttGGTGGGGATGATCAGCCGCCAGCAGGATGACAAGCTGGACTACATCCGCTCCCTCATGCGTCGCCACGGAGACCACCTAGAGGGCGCCGTCAAGCTGGTGGAGACAGCCATTCAGTCCATGGAGGAACCACAGATGGCCGTGTTCCTACAG AGCATCAAGGATATATTTAAACA GATCAGCACCACTGCCAAGGTGTCCAGTATGGAATGTCCAGAGCCGGGCTATGAGAGCATGGCCCATTTTGTCATCAACACAGAGAATGTGGCAGACATGCTGAGGACCATTGACTTCAACACAATTAGGGCCTCAG GTTTCCAGGAAAAGGATGGGGAGGATGGTTATGATCTGGGTGAGGACTTGGCATCGCTGGCAACGGGGGACGTAGACTATGGGCGATACTAG
- the LOC129817432 gene encoding UI-like produces the protein MKPVPLVLLLATVLLTSHIPPSVSRPQDLAMFDGHGYKSQLDEVFQKAGDAVSYLIKENILRYLQRNPRLQTGFPPQFPFEVTPLGSRGLGHLARSLPPFEQQRAPGEVNSLEDFVELTKRNDDPPISIDLTFHLLRNMIEMARIESQKEQAELNRKYLDEVGK, from the coding sequence ATGAAGCCAGTCCCCCTGGTCCTGCTCCTTGCCACTGTTCTCCTCACCTCTCACATCCCCCCCAGTGTTAGTCGACCACAGGACCTGGCCATGTTCGACGGCCACGGCTACAAGAGTCAGCTGGACGAGGTGTTCCAGAAGGCTGGCGACGCAGTTTCCTACCTTATCAAAGAAAATATACTGCGTTATTTGCAGAGAAATCCCCGGTTGCAAACAGGTTTCCCGCCACAGTTTCCCTTTGAGGTGACGCCCCTGGGCTCGAGGGGTCTTGGTCACCTGGCGCGCAGTTTGCCGCCCTTTGAGCAGCAGCGCGCGCCTGGGGAGGTTAACAGCCTGGAAGACTTCGTGGAGTTGACCAAGAGAAACGATGACCCGCCGATCTCCATCGACCTCACTTTCCACCTGCTGAGAAATATGATCGAAATGGCGCGGATCGAGAGCCAGAAGGAGCAAGCAGAGTTGAACCGCAAGTATCTAGATGAAGTTGGAAAGTGA